In Candidatus Bathyarchaeota archaeon, a single genomic region encodes these proteins:
- a CDS encoding V-type ATPase subunit produces MPEYLVVRCHGLATHLLPKQAIEALTSSKNIKEIADILASTDYGDKIRELKEVDAYSLEQIFTEELIKRYMHVINASSDETQDFLKVYAKRFEVQSLARILRSKIAKTSRDIKSFIPLIQDFSSLNLNRLIEAESIEKIVEMLKGTAYSQIIKSLDLYRKYNSILPLEVQLKKTYYQMVFEALETFPSGDQEEIKEILGIEIDAANCFTALAPLLYGYASELTKQLLIPFFFKVPLSSFKEVMESKSLHTALTLLKSYENVVKPLIEKGEEALAEVNALKLLRRKVEELMLKSSLSFAYVISYLVLCEIEWRNLVLTTFLTQQNLEVKPYLII; encoded by the coding sequence ATGCCTGAATATTTAGTTGTTAGATGCCATGGATTAGCAACGCATCTTCTACCAAAACAAGCAATAGAAGCTTTAACTTCATCAAAAAACATAAAGGAAATAGCTGATATTTTAGCTTCAACAGATTACGGCGATAAAATAAGGGAATTAAAAGAAGTTGATGCTTACAGCTTAGAGCAAATCTTCACTGAAGAATTGATAAAAAGATACATGCATGTAATAAACGCTTCTTCAGATGAAACACAAGATTTTCTAAAAGTTTACGCTAAAAGATTTGAGGTTCAAAGCTTAGCTAGAATTTTAAGAAGCAAAATTGCTAAAACCTCTAGAGACATTAAATCTTTTATTCCTTTAATTCAAGATTTCTCAAGCTTAAATTTAAATCGGTTAATAGAAGCAGAAAGCATAGAGAAAATTGTTGAAATGCTTAAAGGAACAGCTTACTCTCAAATAATTAAAAGCTTAGATTTATATCGAAAGTATAATAGTATTTTACCTTTAGAAGTTCAACTAAAAAAAACTTATTATCAAATGGTTTTTGAAGCTTTAGAAACTTTTCCAAGCGGGGATCAAGAAGAAATAAAAGAAATTTTAGGAATTGAAATTGATGCAGCGAATTGCTTTACAGCTTTAGCCCCCCTCCTTTATGGTTACGCATCTGAATTAACTAAACAACTGCTTATCCCATTCTTCTTTAAAGTTCCTTTATCTAGTTTTAAAGAGGTTATGGAATCTAAAAGCTTGCATACAGCGTTAACGCTTCTTAAAAGCTATGAAAATGTAGTTAAACCTTTAATTGAGAAAGGAGAGGAGGCTTTAGCTGAAGTTAATGCTTTAAAGCTTCTTCGAAGAAAAGTTGAAGAACTTATGCTAAAATCAAGCTTAAGCTTTGCTTATGTAATTTCATATCTTGTTTTATGTGAGATTGAGTGGAGAAACCTTGTTTTAACAACTTTTCTAACGCAACAAAATCTTGAAGTTAAACCATATTTAATAATTTAA